Within Deltaproteobacteria bacterium, the genomic segment GGCCGGTCGCTGCATCGAGGTCCACAATCGCACCCTGCACCAGAACGGGCCCCGACGCGACCTCGAACCGCACTGGCATATGATCCAAGAATCGCTGAATCACCTGCTCGCGGCGCACGCCAATCACCGAATCCATCGGCCCGCACATTCCCACGTCCGTCATGTAAGCCGTGCCGCCTGGGAGTATCCGCTCATCGGCGGTCTGGACGTGCGTGTGACTGCCCAACACCGCCGACGCTCGGCCCGCAAGCAGCCAGCCCATCGCCGACTTCTCGGATGTCGCCTCACCGTGCATGTCCACGATGACTATGGGCGTCTGCGCCAAGAGTTCCGGCATGAGCCGCTCGGCCAGCTGAAACGGACAGTCCACGCTATCCATAAATACGCGCCCAATCAGATTCACGACGGCGATGCGCTGACCACCCGGCAACTCCCGCACCACCCAACCGCGGCCCGGCACTCCGGCGGGGAAATTCGCCGGCCGCAACAGCCGTTCTTCATGGTCGATGTACTCGACAATGTCCTTGCTCCGCCAGATATGGTTGCCCGACGTGAGTACGTCTGCTCCCGCGTCGAACAACTCCCTTGCTGTGCCTGGATCGACACCTGTACCCCCGGCGACATTCTCACAATTCACAACAACGAAGGCCAGCTTCTCCGTCGTGATCAGGCGCGGCAACAGCGAGCGCACCGCGTGCCGGCCGGGCTTGCCGACTACATCGCCGAGAAACAGGATCTTCATAGCCCAGCCGCACGCGCGTTGCGCTCACCGTCGCCCGCTCGCATCAACGCGCCATCTCACTGGCGCGCGTCTCCCGAATCACGGTCACTTTGATCTGCCCAGGATACGTCATTTCGTTCTCGATCTTGCGCGCGACATCGCGCGCCAGCATCGTCGCTTGCTCGTCGTTAGTCGAGCGCGGTTCGACGATGATTCGAATCTCGCGACCGGCTTGTACCGCGAAGGACTTCTCGACACCCTTGAACGAGTTGCTGATTCGCTCAAGATCCTCCAACCGCCGCACATAGCTCTCGAGCACCTCCCGCCGTGCCCCGGGGCGGGCACCGGAGAGCGCATCGGCTGCGTCAACCAGCGGTGCAAGGATCGTTTCCGCCTTCACCTCTTCGTGATGCGCCGCGATCGCGTTGACGATCTTGGCCGACTCGCCGTATTTCCGTGCGATGTCAGCGCCGATGATCGCGTGCGAGCCTTCGACTTCGTGCGTGAGCGCCTTGCCGATGTCGTGCAGCAACCCGGCCCGGCGCGCCTGCTTCTCATTCAATCCCAGTTCCGCCGCCATCGCACCGGCGATGAAGGCGCACTCGATCGAGTGCATCAACACGTTCTGCGCGTAGCTGTAGCGATATTTGAGCATACCGACCAGCTTCACGAGTTCCGGATGGACGCCGTGCACTCCGACCTCGATCAGCGCTTTCTGCCCCGCCTCGCGCACACTCTCTTCGACTTCCTGCTCCGCCTTCCGCACCACCTCTTCAACTCGGCCCGGATGAATACGGCCGTCCGAAATCAGCCGTTCGATCGCCACGCGCGCGATCTCACGCCGGATCGGATTGTGACACGACACGATCACTGTCTCCGGCGTGTCATCGACGATCAGGTCAACCCCGGTCGCCGCTTCGATCGCACGGATGTTCCGACCCTCGCGGCCAATAATCCGACCCTTCATGTCGTCGTTGGGTAAGTGAACCGACGTCACCGTGCGCTCAGCGACGAACTCACCGGCCAACCGCTCGATCGCAATGCTTACGATCTTCTTCGCCTTTCGATCAGCCTCGGCTTTGGCCTCCTCTTCGATCTGGCGGATGTGTTTGGCACCTTCGTGGCGCGCTTGGTCCATCATTTGCTGGATCAACGTACGCTTGGCTTCCTCGCGAGTGAGCCCGGCGGCCTGCTCCAATTGCGCGCGGGTCTCGTCGAGCAGCCCGGTGTACTCGGCCTCCTTATCCGTGATCGCCCGCTCACGCTGGCGCACCGCCTGATCGCGCCGATTGAAGTCCTGATCGCGCTTTTCGATCTGCTCCGCCCGCTTGTCGAGTACCTCCTCCTTGCCAACCAGGCGCCGCTCCGTCTGTTGAATCTCTCGTCGTAGTTCCCGCCCTTCCTTCTCGGCGTCGGCCTTGGCCTGAAGAATCGTTTCCTTTGCGCGAAGATCGGCTTCCTTCCGAATCGCCTCCGCCTCAGTGCGCGCCTCCTGGAGCGCTCGCTCGGCGGAATCGCTTGCTGCTTGTCGCTGTTGCACATTCTGTCGCTGGCGGAGCTGATCCAATAGCCATGCGAGTACGGCTGCCAATACTACCGTCGCAATCAACATGATCACGTAGTCTGTCATGCTTGTCGCTGTCCTTTCTGGAGCTGCCTTCCACTCGCAACCGAACCTCAGCGCAGCAGCTCCCAGTTTTCAAACGTCTCCGCCCCGCAGCACACGGCGCCATAGGCGAGACGGCCGATAAGTTTGTTTGAGAAAATACGTCTACCGGCGCCTTCCGGCGCCGAACGCACAGCGACCCGGCGCGGGCGCAGTATACGCCCGTTGCAGTGATCACCACGTATGCCGACCAACGGCACGCTGATGTGCCGTGTTGAAGTGGTACCCGGGTCATTGCTCCGCACGGGGAGGCCGAACCGCCAGGCACCTCGGTGCGAGTCGCTCGTTACGTCACGGCGTACTGTTCGTTTGGGGATTCAACGGTACTCATCGAGGGATTTCCCAATTGGAGCAACTCGTCGCCTGACTTCCACGACAAGGATGATGCGGTGACACTTCACGGCACTTGAGCATTCGCAGTATCCAGTTGCTGTCCGTAGTTTTCCCCAAAACCCCACGCCCAACGACCCTTGCACCGGGATGCCTAACCTTATCCCCAATGCATAGCCGTCAGCTAGCAGCATCCAGCGCGCCATGCGCGCTGGGGGGATATTCGGCGTGATCTCCCGATCGGTCTCCTTTCTTTCAGTGCGTCAGCCCGGGATCTCCGCGAGGAGGCGCCGGGACAGACGATCGATCGTCTCTGTCAGTTCCTGATGTTCCCGCTTCAGTTTCTGATATTTGCTCGCAATATTCAATGCCGCAAGGAGGGCGACGTCGATGGTCGCCACCGCCCTCCCCTCCGCCGTCATCGCACGCATTTGGTCATCAACAAACCGCGCCACCGCCCGCACATGCTCCGGGCCGTCATCACTCGCAACGGTCAACATCTGACCCATGATCACCACGTCGACCGGTTGCTTCATGACACCATCCGGCTCGGGTTCATCCGAGGTCGAGGCCCTCGAGTCGGCCGAGAATGCGCTCCAACCGAGTCTTGAGATCGTTCCGTTCCTGCTCGAATTGTCTGACCTGCCCCGCCAGCTGCGCGAATTGGGCCTCCTTTTCCTTCATCCGCTGCCCGAGCACGTCGCGCTCATGCCGAATCTTCTCGTGCTGGGCCAAAAGGCGATCGATTTTCGTTTCCAGAAGTTTCAAATTCTCCAAACTCATACCCTTCACAGCTCAAAGCACCGGCCCAAAATAGGGAGGGCCGCGAGGGCAGTCAAGCAACAGGCGGTCGTCGACTGCGCGCGACGGGCCCGCGGCAGCGTGTGCCGTGCGGATCGAGGAGTGTAGGGAATCCGCAAAATGGACATTGGCGCTTCCCTACCCTGCCGAGTCGGGCTCGAACAACGCGTCAGTAAACGCGGCCGCGTCGAAGGGACGCAGATCGTTGATCCCTTCACCGAGGCCGAGATAGCAGAGCGGCAGGTTCAACTCTCTCTTCACGGCGAGCACGGCACCACCTTTAGCGGTGCCGTCGAGCTTAGTGAGGATCACGCCGGTGAGGGGCAGCGTATCGCGGAAGAGTTTGGTTTGGCTGAGAGCGTTCTGGCCGGTGCTGGCGTCGAGCACGAGGAACGCCTCATGCGGCGCGCCCGGAACCTCGCGACTGATCACGCGGACGAGCTTCTTCAGCTCCTCCATCAGGTTGACTTTCACGTGCAGGCGGCCGGCGGTGTCGATGATCGCCACATCGGTACCGCGGGTCTGCGCCGCCCTCAACCCATCGAACACCACCGCCGCTGGGTCCGCGCCGCTCTTGTGTTTCACGATGTCGCAACCGACACGTTCCGCCCACACCTCCAACTGCTCGGTCGCGGCGGCGCGAAAGGTGTCGCCGGCCACCAGCAAGACCGATTTCCCCTCCTGCTTGTAGCGATGCGCAAGCTTGCCGATCGTTGTTGTCTTGCCGACCCCGTTCACGCCAACCACCAAGATGACGTGCGGCCGCGCGGCGCGTTCCACCCCCGCCCCGTCCTCCAACAGCAAACGGATTTCCGCCTTGAGTGCCGACACGACCGCGTCGGCCGAAACGAGTCCGGATCGTTTGCGCAGCGAACGGATCAGACCTTGCGTGGTAGCCATCCCGACGTCGGCCAGAATCAGCGCTTCCTCCAAGTCGTTCAGCCACGCCTCCCGCGTCCGGTCGCGCCCCAGCACGTCACGGAGGCGAGTGCCGAACACTTGGCGCGTCTTGCTCAGCCCCGAGCGAAACGTCGCCCACGGAGCGGTAGCCTCGTCGCGTGTTTCAGTATGACCGTGCGCGGGTGCTGATAGTTCCGCCCGCCCGCGCGCGCGGCGCGACAACCACGCAATCAGTCCACCGAAGACGAGCAACCCGCCCGCCGTCAAACCGGCAATCAATTCGGGACCGAGGGGCATGACATCCAATCACGAAGGACGCGGGCCGCAGAACATCAGAACACTGGTTCGATGGCCCGCACCAAAATCCTCTTCGTGCTTCGTGGTGCCGCGGCCGCCTCGACAGTCTCACCACCGCTGCAGCGACAATCCGGACTAGTGCATCGCGACCGCGATCACCTTCGACAGCCCCGGCTCTTGCATGGTGACACCGTAGAGCGTCTCGGCACATTCCATCGTCCGCTTGTTGTGGGTGATGACGATGAACTGCGACGTGTCGCTCATCTCCCGTACCATCTGGGTAAAGCGGCCGATGTTGGCGTCATCGAGCGGTGCGTCGACTTCGTCGAGGAAACAGAACGGCGTCGGGTTGATGAGGAACAACGAGAAGATCAGGCTCGTTGCCACCAACGCCTTCTCGCCGCCAGAGAGCAGGCTGACGGTTTCGAGCCGCTTGCCCGGCGGGCGAACGACGATTTCGACGCCGCTCTCAAGAAGATTGTGCTCGTCGGTGAGCACCAGTCTCGCCTCGCCGCCACGGAACAAGCGCGGAAAGACCACTTGAAAACGTTCATTGACCTTGGCGAACGTCTCCGCAAAGCGTGCCCGCGAGGCGCGATTGAGCTGCTGAATCGTGCGTTCGAGATCCGCCAACGACCGCTCCAAGTCCTCCTTCTGCGTGCACAGGAACTGCGCGCGCTCTTCCAGCTCGCGCAACTCGTCGATGGCACTCACATTGACTTCGCCGATACGTGCGATGCGTTCGCGCAACGTCTGCAGCCGCTCGGTCGCACCCTCCGCGGGCATTTCCGTGTGCGCCGCCGCCTCTTGGGTCAGATCGAGGCTGTACTTCTCCTGCACGCTCGAACGGAGATGCTCACCACTGAGCCGCCGTTCCGCCAGCGCGAGGTCTGTTTCGCTGCGTAGTGCGCGCACCCGATCGAGCTGTTCGCGGTGCGCATTCACCGCTTGTTCCTGCTCACCGAGCAGGCCTTGCGCAGTCTCGGCGCCGTGTAACGCGTCGTTCACCTCCGCTTCGAGGGTCGCCCGCTGCGCCGCCTGCGCCGCGGCGACTTCTCCTGCTGCAAGCACGGATTGTTCGAGACCCGTGCGCTCATTTGCGGTTTCCTCGTGCTCGCCGCGCAACGAGCGTTCACGCTCGGCGAGATCCTCGCGGTTGGCGACGAGCCGCGTGAGCGCCGCACCCGCCGCGTGTTGGCGCTCGCGCCGCTCGGCCACGCGCACTTTGGTTGCGGTCACCTCCGTGGCAAGGGTCTCAGCACGATCAGTCGCCACTTCGACTTCGGCTTGTCGAGCGCGCAGCGCCTCCTCACGCCCGGCGTGTTGCTCTCCGTATCCCGCCAGCGTGACACTCAACTGCGTCAGCTCGGTGTTCGCGTGGTTAATCTCGCCGGCGAGCGACTCAGCTTCAAAGCGCACGACTTCGATGCGATCGGTCAGGCGTGGGCGTTCATGCTCCAAGCGCTCGACGTCCTTTTCCGCCGCGACCAGTTCCAACGTGGCGGCGTGAGTATCGTGATCGATGATAGCCAAGGCCGCTTCTTCTTCCGCGATGCGCTCCGACAGGGTTGCCAGTTGCGCTTCGGCTTTGCCCACCCGCGCCCCCAATACGCCGGCACGCTGCGACAACTCCGCCAACTCGCGACGGCGCGACAGGATTTCGGCTTCAATCGGTGCCTCACTGCCGCCGGTGATCACGCCGTTGGCATCGACAACATCGCCCTCGGGCGTCACCATCGTCACGTAGCGTCCGTTCTGATGCCAGATCGACAACGCCGACTTGAGATCCGGGACCAGAACGACTTCACCGAGCAGCGCTTCGGCGACCTGCCGATAGCGGTCGTCGACCTGCACGAGGTCGAGCAAGCGCGAGCTGTTGCCGTTCATACCCGCGGCCCCCAGACCGTTGAGCGGCACAGGCCGTGGCACAACCGGGATGAAACTACCGCGGCCGGAGGCGTGCTCGCGCAGGTTGCTGACTGCCCCAGCTCCGTCTTCGGCACCTTCAACGATGACGTACTGCAGTCGATCGCCGAGCGCGGCGGCGACGGCGCGTTCGTACTCACGCGGAATTCCGATGACGTCGGCGACGACGCCGAGTACCCCATGCGCCGGCTGTTCCTGCGCCATGATCGAACGGACGCCGGGTTGATAGCCCTCGTAGTTACGCTGAATTTCTTCCAGCGAGCGCAGCCGCGACTGCGTCCCGACCAGCTGCGCGCGCAAGTCGTTCAATTCGCGCTCGCAACGCCGACGCTCTTCGGCGAGCGCGCGGATCTGTGCCGCGCGGTGCTCCTTCTCGCCAGCGGCAGTCTGCAGCCGCTCTTGCAAGGCCACGGCAGCACGCCCGCGCGCGGTGAGTTCATGCTCGGTTGTTTCCAATTGCGTCGCCAACGCCTGCCGATCGTCGGCGAGCCGCGCCAGCCGGCGCTGCACATCGTCGCGCCGCCGCGTCACTGCGGCGATCTCGTTGCGCACTTCAGCCATGCGTGTGACCAGTGCGATCACGTGACCCTTGGCGTCCTCCGCCGCGCGCTGCACACCCCGCTGCGCCTCACGCGCCGCCGCAAGGTCTGTCTCGCGCCCTTTCAGCTCACCCTCTTCAAATAGAAACAATTGCGCGCACTCGTCGCGATCGCGTTCCGCCGCCGCCAACTCGCGGGCCAACCCCGCACTGCGATTCTGCAGCGCGTCGCGTTCGGCGTCGAGCCGGCCCAAGCGACGCGCGCGCTCGCGCACTTCCTGGCGCAGCATGTCGATGCGCTGGCCCTGGCTCTCGCGTTCAGCGTCCAGCACCGCAAGTGCTTCGCGCCGTTGCCCGAGGTGTGCCTCGGCCGCGCTCACTGCGGCGCTCACCGCCTCGCGGGTTGATTCGAGTGCTGCCACCTCATGCTGCAATCGCTCCTGCTCGGCAACCGTCTGGCGGCGCTCCTCCTCCAGTCGCACGATATCCGCTGACAGCTGCCGCCACTGGTAGCTAGCCACGGTCAGATCGAGAGCCCGCATCTCTTCTTGCAATGCGCGATACTGTTCAGCCCGCTTCGCTTGACGATTGAGGTACTGAATCTGCCGCTCGAGCTCGTGCAGGATGTCGGTGACGCGCGACAAGTTCTCGCGGGTACGTTCCATCTTGCGCTCCGCCGCGAGCTTGCGGCTACGATAGAGCGTGGTGCCGGCGGCTTCTTCGATGAACAGCCGTCGATCTTCCGGTTTCGCGTTCACCAGCTGCTCGACGCGGCCTTGCTCGATGATCGCATAGGCCTTGCTGCCGATGCCGGTGCCGAGAAACAATTCGGTGATATCCTTGAGGCGACAAGCGGTCTTATTGATGAAGTATTCCGACTCCCCGGAGCGGAAGTAGCGGCGCGTCACCATGATCTCTGCCAAATCGCGGAAGTGCGCCGGGACCGTCGAGACGTCGAGATCGGGATCGAGCGGCTGAGCGGTCGCGCGAGTCTCGCCGGTACTCTCGAACAGGATCGAGACCTCCGCCATGCCGAGGGGCGCGTGGCGTTCGTTGCCGTTGAAGATTACGTCCTCCATCGCGATGCCGCGCAGATGCTTGGGGCTCTGCTCGCCCAGCACCCAACGAATCGCGTCGACGACGTTCGATTTGCCGCAGCCGTTCGGCCCGACAATGCCGGTAACTCGCGAGGGAAAATTCAGGACCGTACGGTCCGCGAACGATTTGAAGCCGGCTAACTCAAGCTGCTTGATCCGCATGCCATCACCACCACCCCACGTGCGAGTATTTCACAGCGTTTGACGACCCGTCAACCGGATCGCGTCGCGCTGTTCGTTGCCCCAACCACTCAACCCCACCTTAGCTCCCTCATTCTTGGAGTTCCGTATTCCAATACGAAGCGTCCACCGTCGAGAGGAATGGCACCCACTCTTCGTAGTGGCGCAGGCTGAAGGTCTGCATCATGAATGGCGTCCATTCCGGCCGCCGCGGCTGACGCCGCAGGTGCATGCGGGCCTGCTCCGGGGTGCGGCCGCCCTTGCGACGATTGCACTCGTGGCACGAGCATACGACATTCTCCCAGCGAGACGTCCCCCCCTGCGAGCGCGGCACCACGTGATCAAGGTTCAGCTCGGCGCGTGAAAAACGATGGCCACAATACTGGCATGTGTTGCGGTCCCGCGCATAGATATTGAAGCGGCTAAACCGCACCTGGCGCCGCGGCAAACGGTCGTATGCAACGAGTAAAATGACCCGAGGTACCCGGATGACCCGATTGACCATACCGACCGTGTCGTCGTGGACCGACGCCGATAGCGTGCTCCAACTCTCAAAGTCGAAGGTCTGGTACTGACCGTTTACTGCCTCAGCAACTCCCTGATAGAGCAGGGCAAATGCCCGGCGAACCGAGGTGATGTGAATCGGTAGGAACGATCGGTTGAGAACTAGAACCTTGGTATTAAGTACGCTTGCAGTCGCCAACATTCCGCAACCATGGCACCCGCCGCCGCGAAGTTGCGCCACGCTACCCGCCAGGGGCAGAGAAGTCAACATTGTGACGCGTAGCACCAGCAGCCAATGAAGATACAGCCTTGCACCGTAGAGTCCTTGCCCCTATGATGCGCGCGGGTGTTGGGTTGATGGGGAGGGGGTCATGTACGCCACTGCAACCTCGGTCGATCGGGTTCACCAGGACTCGGAACCACCACTGACGGCCCGCCACGGATCCGCAGTGGGAGCTGTTGCCAACGAGCTGCACATCGGGTTGATGCCCGTGCGCTGACGCCAGTGCCACGCCAGATCATCATCAACTCGACCCCGCAGGAAGCTCGGGTCGCGCTGCTGGAAGACAACCGTCTGGTTGAAGTCTTCATCGAGCGCGCGCGCGGGCGCGGCATTGCCGGCAACATCTATAAGGGGCGCGTCACTCGCGTGCTGCCTGGCATGCAGGCAGCGTTCGTTGATATCGGCCTGGAGAAGGCGGCCTTCCTGCGCGCTGCCGACTTCTATCCGAGCACGGGCGATGAAGTGCTGACCGATTACGACGACGAGAACGGCGGCCATCCGGCGGCGATACCCACGGCGACGACGGCCGACGCCGGCACAGGCGACAGTCAGCAACCCTCACTAGTGGGACCCGCACCGATCGAGACCCTACTCAAGAAGGGACAGGAAATTATCGTCCAAGTCGCCAACGGCCCGATCGGGAGCAAAGGTGCCCGTGTCACGTCGCACATCGCGATCCCGGGCCGCCACTTGGTGTACATGCCTTTGACCAACCACGTCGGCGTATCGCGTCGGATCGAAGATCCGGACGAGCGCGCACGCTTGAAGGCCGCCGTGGATGAACTGCGGCCGCCGACCGCCGGCTTCATCATCCGCACCGCGTGCGAGGGACTCAGCAAACGCGAGATGCAGGGCGACGTGCGGTTCCTCCTGCGCCTGTGGAGCCGCATCCAGAAGAAGAGCGAAGGCGCCGCGCCGCTGCTGTTGCACTACGACATGGATCTGATTCTGCGTTCGATCCGCGACCTCTTCACCGCCGACGTGCAGCGCGTCGTCATCGATAGCAGCCGCGACCATTCGCGCATCATCGAATTTCTCGAAGCCGTGATGCCGCGGTTCACAGATCGCGTCGAGCAGTACACCGATCGCCAGGCGATCTTCGATCGCTTCACTGTCGAGGCGCAGCTCAACAAGGCGCTCGAACGCCGCGTCTGGCTTAAGTCGGGTGGCTACATCGTCATCGATCACACCGAAGCTCTGACCGCCATCGACGTCAATACCGGCCGTTACGTCGGCAAAACCACGCAAGAGGAAACCGTGCTGCGGACCAACCTGGAGGCCACCAAGATCATCGTCGAGCAACTGCGCCTCCGCAACATCGGTGGCTTGATCATCATCGACTTCATCGACATGGAAAAAGCGGTCAACCGCAAGAAGGTCTACGATGCCCTGAGCGATGCGGTCCGCAAAGACAAAGCCCGCACCAACATTCTGCACATCTCCGATCTCGGGATCGTCGAGATGACGCGCAAGCGACGCGGAGAGAATCTCCTCCAACTCCTCGGCGAACCGTGCCCGGGTTGCGACGGCCGCGGCATGGTCCGCAGCGCCGAGACCCTCGCCTACGAGGTGCTCCGCCGGATTCGCCGCGAGGCCGCCGCTAACCCGCGGGTGGAACGTTTGGAGATCCGCGTGCCGCAGCGCGTCGCGGATTTTCTGGCGACCACGGAAG encodes:
- a CDS encoding TIGR00282 family metallophosphoesterase, with amino-acid sequence MKILFLGDVVGKPGRHAVRSLLPRLITTEKLAFVVVNCENVAGGTGVDPGTARELFDAGADVLTSGNHIWRSKDIVEYIDHEERLLRPANFPAGVPGRGWVVRELPGGQRIAVVNLIGRVFMDSVDCPFQLAERLMPELLAQTPIVIVDMHGEATSEKSAMGWLLAGRASAVLGSHTHVQTADERILPGGTAYMTDVGMCGPMDSVIGVRREQVIQRFLDHMPVRFEVASGPVLVQGAIVDLDAATGRALKVRRLQERVER
- the rny gene encoding ribonuclease Y — encoded protein: MTDYVIMLIATVVLAAVLAWLLDQLRQRQNVQQRQAASDSAERALQEARTEAEAIRKEADLRAKETILQAKADAEKEGRELRREIQQTERRLVGKEEVLDKRAEQIEKRDQDFNRRDQAVRQRERAITDKEAEYTGLLDETRAQLEQAAGLTREEAKRTLIQQMMDQARHEGAKHIRQIEEEAKAEADRKAKKIVSIAIERLAGEFVAERTVTSVHLPNDDMKGRIIGREGRNIRAIEAATGVDLIVDDTPETVIVSCHNPIRREIARVAIERLISDGRIHPGRVEEVVRKAEQEVEESVREAGQKALIEVGVHGVHPELVKLVGMLKYRYSYAQNVLMHSIECAFIAGAMAAELGLNEKQARRAGLLHDIGKALTHEVEGSHAIIGADIARKYGESAKIVNAIAAHHEEVKAETILAPLVDAADALSGARPGARREVLESYVRRLEDLERISNSFKGVEKSFAVQAGREIRIIVEPRSTNDEQATMLARDVARKIENEMTYPGQIKVTVIRETRASEMAR
- a CDS encoding cell division protein ZapA encodes the protein MKQPVDVVIMGQMLTVASDDGPEHVRAVARFVDDQMRAMTAEGRAVATIDVALLAALNIASKYQKLKREHQELTETIDRLSRRLLAEIPG
- the zapB gene encoding cell division protein ZapB; its protein translation is MSLENLKLLETKIDRLLAQHEKIRHERDVLGQRMKEKEAQFAQLAGQVRQFEQERNDLKTRLERILGRLEGLDLG
- the ftsY gene encoding signal recognition particle-docking protein FtsY, which gives rise to MPLGPELIAGLTAGGLLVFGGLIAWLSRRARGRAELSAPAHGHTETRDEATAPWATFRSGLSKTRQVFGTRLRDVLGRDRTREAWLNDLEEALILADVGMATTQGLIRSLRKRSGLVSADAVVSALKAEIRLLLEDGAGVERAARPHVILVVGVNGVGKTTTIGKLAHRYKQEGKSVLLVAGDTFRAAATEQLEVWAERVGCDIVKHKSGADPAAVVFDGLRAAQTRGTDVAIIDTAGRLHVKVNLMEELKKLVRVISREVPGAPHEAFLVLDASTGQNALSQTKLFRDTLPLTGVILTKLDGTAKGGAVLAVKRELNLPLCYLGLGEGINDLRPFDAAAFTDALFEPDSAG
- the smc gene encoding chromosome segregation protein SMC, coding for MRIKQLELAGFKSFADRTVLNFPSRVTGIVGPNGCGKSNVVDAIRWVLGEQSPKHLRGIAMEDVIFNGNERHAPLGMAEVSILFESTGETRATAQPLDPDLDVSTVPAHFRDLAEIMVTRRYFRSGESEYFINKTACRLKDITELFLGTGIGSKAYAIIEQGRVEQLVNAKPEDRRLFIEEAAGTTLYRSRKLAAERKMERTRENLSRVTDILHELERQIQYLNRQAKRAEQYRALQEEMRALDLTVASYQWRQLSADIVRLEEERRQTVAEQERLQHEVAALESTREAVSAAVSAAEAHLGQRREALAVLDAERESQGQRIDMLRQEVRERARRLGRLDAERDALQNRSAGLARELAAAERDRDECAQLFLFEEGELKGRETDLAAAREAQRGVQRAAEDAKGHVIALVTRMAEVRNEIAAVTRRRDDVQRRLARLADDRQALATQLETTEHELTARGRAAVALQERLQTAAGEKEHRAAQIRALAEERRRCERELNDLRAQLVGTQSRLRSLEEIQRNYEGYQPGVRSIMAQEQPAHGVLGVVADVIGIPREYERAVAAALGDRLQYVIVEGAEDGAGAVSNLREHASGRGSFIPVVPRPVPLNGLGAAGMNGNSSRLLDLVQVDDRYRQVAEALLGEVVLVPDLKSALSIWHQNGRYVTMVTPEGDVVDANGVITGGSEAPIEAEILSRRRELAELSQRAGVLGARVGKAEAQLATLSERIAEEEAALAIIDHDTHAATLELVAAEKDVERLEHERPRLTDRIEVVRFEAESLAGEINHANTELTQLSVTLAGYGEQHAGREEALRARQAEVEVATDRAETLATEVTATKVRVAERRERQHAAGAALTRLVANREDLAERERSLRGEHEETANERTGLEQSVLAAGEVAAAQAAQRATLEAEVNDALHGAETAQGLLGEQEQAVNAHREQLDRVRALRSETDLALAERRLSGEHLRSSVQEKYSLDLTQEAAAHTEMPAEGATERLQTLRERIARIGEVNVSAIDELRELEERAQFLCTQKEDLERSLADLERTIQQLNRASRARFAETFAKVNERFQVVFPRLFRGGEARLVLTDEHNLLESGVEIVVRPPGKRLETVSLLSGGEKALVATSLIFSLFLINPTPFCFLDEVDAPLDDANIGRFTQMVREMSDTSQFIVITHNKRTMECAETLYGVTMQEPGLSKVIAVAMH
- a CDS encoding HNH endonuclease; the encoded protein is MLATASVLNTKVLVLNRSFLPIHITSVRRAFALLYQGVAEAVNGQYQTFDFESWSTLSASVHDDTVGMVNRVIRVPRVILLVAYDRLPRRQVRFSRFNIYARDRNTCQYCGHRFSRAELNLDHVVPRSQGGTSRWENVVCSCHECNRRKGGRTPEQARMHLRRQPRRPEWTPFMMQTFSLRHYEEWVPFLSTVDASYWNTELQE
- a CDS encoding Rne/Rng family ribonuclease — translated: MPRQIIINSTPQEARVALLEDNRLVEVFIERARGRGIAGNIYKGRVTRVLPGMQAAFVDIGLEKAAFLRAADFYPSTGDEVLTDYDDENGGHPAAIPTATTADAGTGDSQQPSLVGPAPIETLLKKGQEIIVQVANGPIGSKGARVTSHIAIPGRHLVYMPLTNHVGVSRRIEDPDERARLKAAVDELRPPTAGFIIRTACEGLSKREMQGDVRFLLRLWSRIQKKSEGAAPLLLHYDMDLILRSIRDLFTADVQRVVIDSSRDHSRIIEFLEAVMPRFTDRVEQYTDRQAIFDRFTVEAQLNKALERRVWLKSGGYIVIDHTEALTAIDVNTGRYVGKTTQEETVLRTNLEATKIIVEQLRLRNIGGLIIIDFIDMEKAVNRKKVYDALSDAVRKDKARTNILHISDLGIVEMTRKRRGENLLQLLGEPCPGCDGRGMVRSAETLAYEVLRRIRREAAANPRVERLEIRVPQRVADFLATTEAAAVHAIENEFSTKIVITGALDLGDRPYEVTAVEAAA